From Aerosticca soli, a single genomic window includes:
- the sufC gene encoding Fe-S cluster assembly ATPase SufC has protein sequence MLKIENLHVRIEGKDILKGLNLVVDAGEVHAIMGPNGAGKSTLGAVLAGREGYEVTAGSVTFEGRDLLAMTPEERAAAGVFLAFQYPVEIPGVNNTYFLRAALNAQRKARGEPELDAMQFLKLVREKLKVMRISEELLHRAVNEGFSGGEKKRNEIFQMAVLEPKLGILDEIDSGLDIDALRQVAAGVNALRAPVRSFIVVTHYQRLLDYIEPDFVHVMIDGRIVQSGDKQLAHKLEAQGYAWVAERGEPAGAGA, from the coding sequence ATGCTGAAGATCGAAAACCTGCACGTCCGCATCGAAGGCAAGGACATCCTCAAAGGGCTGAATCTCGTCGTGGACGCAGGCGAGGTGCACGCCATCATGGGCCCCAACGGCGCGGGCAAGTCCACGCTGGGCGCGGTGCTCGCCGGGCGTGAGGGCTACGAGGTGACCGCCGGCTCGGTCACCTTCGAAGGCCGCGACCTGCTGGCGATGACGCCGGAAGAGCGTGCCGCCGCCGGCGTGTTCCTGGCCTTCCAGTATCCGGTCGAGATCCCCGGCGTGAACAACACCTATTTCCTGCGCGCCGCGCTCAATGCGCAGCGCAAGGCGCGCGGCGAGCCGGAGCTCGACGCCATGCAGTTCCTCAAGCTGGTGCGCGAGAAGCTCAAGGTGATGCGCATCTCCGAGGAACTGCTGCATCGCGCGGTGAACGAGGGTTTTTCCGGCGGCGAGAAAAAACGCAACGAGATCTTCCAGATGGCGGTGCTCGAGCCCAAGCTCGGCATCCTCGATGAGATCGACTCGGGCCTGGACATCGACGCGCTGCGCCAGGTCGCCGCCGGGGTGAACGCGCTGCGCGCACCGGTGCGCTCGTTCATCGTCGTGACCCATTACCAGCGCCTGCTCGACTACATCGAGCCCGATTTCGTGCATGTGATGATCGACGGGCGCATCGTCCAGAGTGGCGACAAGCAGCTGGCGCACAAACTCGAAGCGCAGGGCTACGCCTGGGTGGCCGAGCGCGGCGAGCCGGCCGGGGCAGGGGCATGA
- a CDS encoding SUF system Fe-S cluster assembly regulator — translation MLRVSRLVDYATMVMTCLASHPGSVLSAAQIAEETRLEQPTVGKLLKVLGQAGLVASFRGSNGGYRLARPARQISVAEIVEAVEGPLGMTECSQADGQCLREPGCPVQAGWRRIHRAVESTLRAMHLDDMLAPPVTAVAIADIGRRPHSGTAP, via the coding sequence ATGCTGCGCGTCAGCCGTCTCGTCGATTACGCCACCATGGTGATGACCTGCCTGGCCAGCCATCCGGGCAGCGTGCTGAGCGCGGCGCAGATCGCCGAGGAGACTCGGCTGGAGCAGCCCACCGTGGGCAAGCTGCTCAAGGTGCTGGGGCAGGCCGGGCTGGTCGCTTCGTTCCGCGGCAGCAACGGCGGCTACCGGTTGGCGCGGCCGGCCCGGCAGATCAGCGTGGCCGAGATCGTCGAGGCCGTGGAAGGGCCGCTCGGCATGACCGAATGCAGCCAGGCCGACGGCCAGTGCCTGCGCGAACCGGGCTGCCCGGTGCAAGCGGGCTGGCGGCGCATCCATCGGGCGGTCGAATCCACGCTGCGCGCCATGCACCTGGATGACATGCTCGCCCCGCCCGTCACCGCCGTGGCGATCGCCGACATCGGCCGCCGCCCTCATTCCGGAACCGCGCCATGA
- the sufB gene encoding Fe-S cluster assembly protein SufB yields MTSDPHVPVTDTTQGNEEILEALGRRYAAGFVTEIETDSLPPGLSEEIIRELSARKGEPAWMTDWRLAAYRQWLAMPMPHWAKLSIAPIDFQAISYYAAPKNRPKSLDEVDPKLLETYDKLGVPLHERARLAGVAVDAVFDSVSVGTTFRKELAEAGVIFCSMSEAIREHPELVRRYLGSVVPPRDNYFAALNAAVFSDGSFVFIPKGVRCPMELSTYFRINAGHTGQFERTLIIAEEDSYVSYLEGCTAPMRDENQLHAAVVELVALDRAQIKYSTVQNWYPGDEEGRGGIYNFVTKRGDCRGDDSKISWTQVETGSAITWKYPSCILRGDRSVGEFHSVALTHHRQQADTGTKMIHLGRDTRSKIVSKGISAGRSSNSYRGQVRIERGAAGARNHTQCDSLLIGKHCGAHTFPYIEVRHPDAIVEHEATTSKISDEQLFYCRSRGIGEEDAVSMIVDGFCREVFRELPMEFAVEAKKLLEVSLEGAVG; encoded by the coding sequence ATGACTTCCGATCCACATGTTCCCGTCACCGACACCACCCAGGGCAACGAGGAGATCCTCGAGGCGCTCGGCCGTCGCTATGCGGCGGGCTTCGTCACCGAGATCGAGACTGACAGCTTGCCGCCGGGCCTGTCCGAAGAAATCATCCGCGAGCTTTCCGCGCGCAAGGGCGAGCCGGCCTGGATGACCGACTGGCGCCTGGCCGCCTACCGGCAGTGGCTCGCCATGCCGATGCCGCACTGGGCGAAGCTTTCCATCGCGCCGATCGACTTCCAGGCGATCAGCTACTACGCCGCGCCCAAGAACCGGCCCAAATCGCTCGACGAGGTCGATCCGAAACTGCTGGAAACCTACGACAAGCTCGGCGTGCCGCTGCACGAGCGCGCGCGGCTGGCCGGCGTGGCGGTGGACGCGGTGTTCGATTCGGTCTCGGTCGGCACCACCTTCCGCAAGGAGCTGGCCGAGGCGGGCGTGATCTTCTGCTCGATGAGCGAGGCGATCCGCGAACATCCCGAACTGGTGCGCCGCTATCTGGGCAGCGTGGTGCCGCCGCGCGACAACTACTTCGCCGCGCTCAACGCCGCGGTGTTCTCCGACGGCTCGTTCGTGTTCATCCCGAAGGGCGTGCGCTGCCCGATGGAGCTTTCCACTTACTTCCGCATCAACGCCGGACACACCGGCCAGTTCGAGCGCACGCTGATCATCGCGGAAGAGGACAGCTACGTGTCGTACCTGGAAGGCTGCACCGCGCCGATGCGCGACGAGAACCAGCTGCACGCGGCGGTGGTGGAGCTCGTCGCGCTGGATCGCGCGCAGATCAAGTACTCCACCGTGCAGAACTGGTATCCGGGCGACGAGGAAGGCCGCGGCGGCATCTACAACTTCGTGACCAAGCGCGGCGACTGTCGCGGCGACGACTCGAAGATTTCCTGGACGCAGGTCGAGACCGGCTCGGCGATCACCTGGAAATACCCGAGCTGCATCCTGCGCGGCGACCGTTCGGTGGGCGAGTTCCATTCGGTCGCGCTCACCCACCATCGCCAGCAGGCCGACACCGGTACCAAGATGATCCACCTGGGCCGCGACACGCGCTCGAAGATCGTCTCCAAGGGCATCAGCGCCGGGCGCAGCAGCAACAGCTACCGTGGCCAGGTGCGTATCGAGCGCGGCGCCGCCGGCGCGCGCAACCACACCCAGTGCGACAGCCTGCTGATCGGCAAGCACTGCGGTGCGCACACCTTCCCTTATATCGAGGTGCGGCATCCGGATGCGATCGTGGAACACGAGGCCACCACCTCGAAGATTTCCGACGAGCAGCTCTTCTACTGCCGCAGCCGCGGCATCGGTGAGGAGGATGCGGTGTCGATGATCGTCGACGGCTTTTGCCGCGAGGTGTTCCGCGAGCTGCCGATGGAGTTCGCGGTGGAGGCGAAGAAACTGCTCGAAGTCTCGTTAGAAGGCGCGGTGGGATGA
- a CDS encoding P-II family nitrogen regulator: protein MKWITAVIKPFKLDEVREALAEVGVQGMTVTEVKGFGRQHGHTELYRGAEYVVDFLPKLKIEIAVTDAQVEQAVEAIGNAARTGKVGDGKVFVSALEQVVRIRTQEVDADAL from the coding sequence ATGAAGTGGATCACCGCGGTGATCAAGCCGTTCAAGCTCGACGAAGTGCGCGAGGCATTGGCCGAAGTCGGCGTGCAGGGCATGACCGTGACCGAGGTCAAGGGATTCGGCCGTCAGCACGGCCATACCGAGCTCTATCGCGGCGCCGAGTACGTGGTCGATTTCCTGCCCAAACTCAAGATCGAGATCGCCGTCACCGATGCGCAGGTCGAGCAGGCGGTGGAAGCGATCGGCAACGCCGCGCGCACGGGCAAGGTGGGCGACGGCAAGGTGTTCGTCTCGGCCCTGGAACAGGTCGTTCGTATCCGCACGCAGGAGGTCGACGCCGATGCGCTGTGA
- a CDS encoding GNAT family N-acetyltransferase: protein MSGASLETELVIRPARPQDAVAIHALIGELADYEKLRHEVDATPADIERDLFGTNPRVFAEIAQWQGELAGFALWFYNYSTFRGRHGVYLEDLFVRPAWRGRGIGKALIVTLARRCAAEGLARFQWSVLDWNTPAIQFYQSLGAQLTPEWLGCRLEGDALKKLADA from the coding sequence ATGAGCGGGGCGTCTCTTGAAACCGAGCTCGTGATCCGTCCGGCGCGGCCGCAAGACGCGGTTGCGATCCACGCACTGATCGGCGAATTGGCCGACTACGAAAAACTTCGCCATGAAGTGGACGCGACGCCCGCGGATATCGAGCGCGACCTGTTCGGGACCAATCCGCGCGTATTCGCCGAAATCGCACAGTGGCAGGGCGAGCTCGCCGGCTTCGCGCTGTGGTTCTACAACTATTCGACCTTCCGCGGCCGGCACGGCGTGTATCTCGAGGATCTGTTCGTGCGGCCGGCATGGCGCGGCCGCGGCATCGGCAAGGCGCTGATCGTGACTCTTGCCAGGCGTTGCGCGGCGGAAGGGCTGGCGCGCTTCCAGTGGTCGGTGCTCGACTGGAACACGCCTGCGATCCAATTCTATCAATCGCTCGGCGCGCAACTGACGCCGGAGTGGCTCGGCTGTCGCCTCGAGGGTGACGCGTTGAAAAAGCTGGCGGACGCCTGA